From Macrobrachium nipponense isolate FS-2020 chromosome 6, ASM1510439v2, whole genome shotgun sequence, a single genomic window includes:
- the LOC135216892 gene encoding uncharacterized protein LOC135216892 — MAALIFPAGKSAGYVDPKVSAPIIKSIQASILDQQEAELPDHGLEGVSLEVVEDLPVTLDTGTGNSVNEASLVGHRGLSSSESDSSSPSTSNSFMGFTGGLPLSRSHSFSVIPKLKKKSSGKTLLKGKSETKPRPGHVPEVHTHIKPMLKSLAKSSNPRSQRGNSSH, encoded by the coding sequence ATGGCGGCTTTGATCTTCCCAGCCGGGAAATCTGCCGgatacgttgacccaaaagtatcagcaccaattatcaaatcaatccaaGCTTCAATTTTGGACCAGCAAGAGGCAGAGTTGCCGGACCATGGGCTGGAAGGAGTCTCACTGgaagtggttgaggatttgccTGTTACACTAGATacgggtacaggtaacagtgttaatgaggctagcttagttggtcaccggggtctttcctcgagtgaatctgattcttcctctccctctacttccaattccttcatgggtttcacaggaggattGCCCCTTTccaggtcgcattccttctctgtgattcctaaattaaagaaaaaatcttcagGTAAAACCTTGCTCAAAGGCAAATCAGAGacaaagccaaggcctgggcacgtgccagaggttcatacacatattaaacctatGCTGAAGTCTCTTGCTAAGTCTTCAAATCCAAGGTCTCAAAGAGGGAATTCTTCCCATTGA